The genomic segment GAAAGAGGATTGGGTGAGGTGAAACGTGTTGTGAGGTTAAGTGAAGTGGATGGTGGTGAGGTAAAAGGGGTTGGGTTGAAACGGGTACTGAGGTTGGCTGGTCAAGTTTCAGCTTGAGCGTCGAAAGCAGGCGGTGAAGATATGGTACCAAGGGCGCTTTCGAGACTTCAGCTCATCAGCAGCAGGCACAGCGGTGCCTGAATCATCAGATGGAGCGCGAGGAGCGGCCGTCTCTCCCTGCAGACCTGCTGAAGAATGAGGAAATAAGAAGTTGAGTAGCCTgtaattaacaacaacaacaacaacaacaacaacaacaacaacaacaacaacaacaacatcaacagaaGAAGGAATCAAAACAGTGGTCAGTAAAAACAAGACACCTTACCTATGTTGGAAGCGCTGTTAACTGGAGCAACCTTGGAGCTGCGTCTCTTTGGGATCTAGGAACAGATAAGGACATTAGGACAAGCTGAAGTCTAATACacgtactgtattattattacccAGATGTTAGAAACAATAAATCATATAATTTTACAAGTTTAGCAGTTTTTTGTAGGTACCTTTAGTCTCCATTTGTTCTTCCTGGGAGTTTGGCCACCTGCTTCTGCAGACGCAGGCCTAAGGGAGGAGGAGCCACTTAAGGCAGACGAAGCAGCTGGAACTTCTATGCCATGCTTGCTCAACAGTTCCTCTCTCAATTTCATCAGCAACATGTCATCAAATGATTCATCCTGGGCATTCTCTGCCCTCCTCAGAACAGCCTCCGGTCCAAACTTCTTCACCAAGAAGGTATCCATGGTCTTGTAGATGCTCTGGATATTCACATTGCCGAGATACTCCTGAAAGCTTGGCGATCCTCCTGAGGCACTGGTGAACTCGGCTAGAATTTTCTCAGTCAGTTGTTGTGACATCACCATCTTGTCCTCAGAGGCGGTGTGTGCATACCTCATTTTGGCCAGTAGCCTCAGCAACAGCACAGTGGTGAAACAGCCATTATCCTTTCTGTCTTCATACACGGGCAGCCAAGACGCAGCAGAGGAAGGCCTTCCTGTGCTTGTAGTCTCTGGCTCATTGGTGACAGATGATGCCTGAACCTGAAGGTCACCTTGCCGATTTTGTGCCACTGAGTCCTGGTGCATAATATCCAGTTGTTTCTGGTCAGCAGAGCTTTGGTCCATGCTGTTGGATGCTGCATCTCTTACACTGTCCTGAGGTCCAAGTGCAGCCGCAGAATTAGAGTTCTTCAGTACTGCGAGCAGCATTTCGCTTAATCCTCCAGTGTTAGGGACAGTCTCACATGCATCGGATGAAGCAACATTCTCTGGGGCATTATGGGCCACCAGCGGGAGGACGAGTGGCTGAAGCAAATTCTTGAGGGCCCTCTCAGCGTAAGAATAAAGTGCCTCAGGAACTTTTGCAGCCTCTGGTAGGGCAGATGAGGTCTGAAGAACATCATGCACCTGACCAACAAGTTCCTTGGCAACTACGTCAATACTTTCACTAGAAGGTAGCTTTCTCAACATCATATCATATCTCTGTGGGTCATATGTATCTTGGTCATAGGATTTATCTCCCACTGTGGCAGCTTTGGACAAGGAGGGGGTATGGCTCTTGACGTTGTCAGCCGGAAGGTTCGACATCGAACAGCAAGAGGATGTAGAAACTGCTGAATGACAACAGGAAATACGCCATTCAATACTCAACAGTTCTTCTCTCAGTTTCATCAGCAAGATGTCATCAAATGATTCATCCTGGGTATTCTCTGCCCTCCTCAGAACAGCCTCCGGTCCAAACTTCTTCACCAAGAAGGTATCCATGGTCTTGTAGATGCTCTGGATCTTCACATTGCCGAGATACTCCTGAACGCTTGCTGATCCTGAGGCACTAGTGAACTCGGCTAGAAGTTTCTCAGTCAGCTGTTGTGACATCACCATCTTGTCCTCAGGGGCGGTGTGTGCATCCCTCATTTTGGCCAGTAGCCTCAGCAACAGCACCGTGGTGAAACAGCCATTATCCTTTCTGTCTTCATACACGGGCAGCCAAGACGCAGTAGAGGAAGGCCTTCCTGTACTTGTAGTCTCTGGCTCATTGGTGACAGATGATGCCTGAACCTGAAGACTGCCTTGCTGATTTTGTGCCACTGAGTACTGGTGCATCATATCCAGTAGCTGATGGACCATCAGACTGCTGAATGAACCAACAAGGCTTTGATGTTTCTGGCAAGAGCTTTGGTCCTCCATGCTGTTGGATGCTGCTGCATCTCTGACACTGTCCTGAGGTCCAAGTGCAGGAGCAGAATTAGAGTTCCTCAATGCTGCGAGGAGCATTTCGCTTAATATTCCAGTGTCAGGGACAGTCTCAAATGCATCTGGTGAAGAAACATTCTCTGGCGCATTATGGGCCACAAGCTGGCGGACGTGTGGCTGAAGCAAATTCTTGAAGGCCGCCTCAGTGTAAGAATAAAGCGCCTCAGGAACTTTTGCAGCCTCTGGTAGAGCAGATGAGGTCTGAAGAACACCATGCAGCTGACCGACAAGTTCCTTGGCAACTACGTCAATACTTTCACTAGAAAATAGCTTTGTCAACATCATATCATATCTCTGTGGGTCATATGTATCTTGGTCATAGGATTTATCTCGCACTGCGGCAGGTTCGGACAAGGAGGGGGTATGGCTCTTGTCGCTGTCAGCTGAAAGGTTAGACATCGAACAGCAAGAGGATCTTGCAACTGCTAAATGACAACAGGAAAGGCGCCATCCAATATTCCTCCTGAAGTTGGCCACGGCCTCTCTTATCCTGAGCAGAATCTGATATCCAGCATTAACAGGAATCGCAGGTGAAGGACGTCCAGCACCACAACTGCCATCAGACATACAATGAACGAAGACATAGAGTTTAGGACGATTGCACATTATGTATATACTACAAACACCTgttttcaaactgggaacactgttGATGGGCCAGACCAGAAACATTATTTTCCCATTTCTATCATTGGCTTTAGTTCTATTTTCAGCTTTTGTTAAATTACAGGTTTCCTGATTTGCATTCAGCTTTTGAGTGCATCTATTTTGTCTTGCTTTCAAGTGATAAACTAGGCATTCATAAACACTGGTACTAACTCATTAAATGAGATTTTTAGTGATAAAAGGTTTCATAGCATCTTCTGAATTACAGTTCTTTTCTGATTTCACCTGGAGGATAGATGTGAGATGCTGTCCAAATGATTTTTGCCATGCAGAACAGCTGGTAAAATCACTGTAATTGAGCTGAGGCTGACAACTCTCAGGATGGACTGACAAAGTTCAATAAACTGGGTCCTTGTCATCTGTGGTAAAGAAAAATGTggtttaaacaaaaacaaactttatACCACTTTGGACAAATCATTGAAACTATTTGCTGAAATAATGCTACTCACTGAAATTTGTAACGTGTTGCAAAAGGCCTTCCATTCCCTAGGGCAGAATATACAATTGAGATATTTTAAGAGAAGACACctaatgtatgtaaataatatgtgAAGTgggaaaaaataatataaaatcaaCATTCAGCTAGCAGGTAGAAAAGACAACTCACTCCTCCGTGAGATTAAGTACATATTCCTGTAGCGGAAGTGAGCCAGGTGAGCGTGGTAATGAACCAGGTCCAGGCTCCTGTGGCACAGGATCTTCTGTGCCTAACAATATGTAAAGTACATTTCCCTTAGATTCACCAATTTCCTTTTCTAAATTGATCGATTTATAGATGTTTACTATAGAGTATGTGACATTTTTAGTAACTagtttttccagaattcatgctgggcATTCACACATGTCATCTGGCTATTGCATATTTGTCACAACCATTAACATCTCGTCTTTCAATTTCTTTATTCATTATGAAATTAAAAATATACACTTTTCCTTCATGAATAGGTGGATTTTCTccatggctgccattttcaattACTAGTCATAGACAGACATCTTTGAATGCAAATCTTAACATATTTTGGCCAGACCACCTGATTACTtatttacagtggtgctcatatgtttacataccccagcagaatatacgctttcttggcgatttctctcaaaatatgaaggattacacaaaaccttttttttcactcattgctagtgactggcttaatatatttattagcagtattctgtgtttattctttcaaaagcatgatcacaacccaaactacccaaatgaccctgttcaaaagtttacataccctagtttctgatgctgaatatggccctgtttaacatcagggaccgctctaaattgtttgtggtagttgtggataaggctcttaatgatctctgatgacaaaacggcacattcttcctggcagaatggttgtttcctataatagctttgggtgtcttgctggaacctcacatttgaggtttcctctgagtggctcaatgatgttgaggtcatgagagtgagacggtcgctcaaaaaccctcattttattctttctgaagctaatgatgggttgatttggctttctgtgctgacatattgtcatgttggcatgtccaaacaatggaccatgtgcagattcaaggctgatgagtgtcaagtttcctccagtatttatcacggggcaatgtattcatcattctgtgagtatggaccaaaagtgtagtgcatttgtaactcaaatgtgcccatgacatcagtggtccataaccaggtttcacagaagggatggtgtaactttcatcataggctccgttgactgttctccaaatggtactgttaatagtggctgaaaaaagttccacattgatctaatttttccaaatgactttgccacatgcattctgatgcttctcactatgc from the Engraulis encrasicolus isolate BLACKSEA-1 chromosome 14, IST_EnEncr_1.0, whole genome shotgun sequence genome contains:
- the LOC134463323 gene encoding uncharacterized protein LOC134463323; amino-acid sequence: MTRTQFIELCQSILRVVSLSSITVILPAVLHGKNHLDSISHLSSSCGAGRPSPAIPVNAGYQILLRIREAVANFRRNIGWRLSCCHLAVARSSCCSMSNLSADSDKSHTPSLSEPAAVRDKSYDQDTYDPQRYDMMLTKLFSSESIDVVAKELVGQLHGVLQTSSALPEAAKVPEALYSYTEAAFKNLLQPHVRQLVAHNAPENVSSPDAFETVPDTGILSEMLLAALRNSNSAPALGPQDSVRDAAASNSMEDQSSCQKHQSLVGSFSSLMVHQLLDMMHQYSVAQNQQGSLQVQASSVTNEPETTSTGRPSSTASWLPVYEDRKDNGCFTTVLLLRLLAKMRDAHTAPEDKMVMSQQLTEKLLAEFTSASGSASVQEYLGNVKIQSIYKTMDTFLVKKFGPEAVLRRAENTQDESFDDILLMKLREELLSIEWRISCCHSAVSTSSCCSMSNLPADNVKSHTPSLSKAATVGDKSYDQDTYDPQRYDMMLRKLPSSESIDVVAKELVGQVHDVLQTSSALPEAAKVPEALYSYAERALKNLLQPLVLPLVAHNAPENVASSDACETVPNTGGLSEMLLAVLKNSNSAAALGPQDSVRDAASNSMDQSSADQKQLDIMHQDSVAQNRQGDLQVQASSVTNEPETTSTGRPSSAASWLPVYEDRKDNGCFTTVLLLRLLAKMRYAHTASEDKMVMSQQLTEKILAEFTSASGGSPSFQEYLGNVNIQSIYKTMDTFLVKKFGPEAVLRRAENAQDESFDDMLLMKLREELLSKHGIEVPAASSALSGSSSLRPASAEAGGQTPRKNKWRLKIPKRRSSKVAPVNSASNIGLQGETAAPRAPSDDSGTAVPAADELKSRKRPWYHIFTACFRRSS